The proteins below are encoded in one region of Paenibacillus albus:
- the def gene encoding peptide deformylase, translating to MAIRLIVQDPDPVLREKAITVTKFNSNLHKLLNDMAETMYDADGVGLAAPQVGISKRVIVVDVGDDNGLIEMVNPEIIEASGEQLGPEGCLSIAKLNGDVKRAQTIKLKGQDRDGNPFEFEATDFLARAFQHEVDHLNGILFTDIAVSIYDASARQRQDDGE from the coding sequence ATGGCGATCAGACTGATTGTTCAAGATCCGGATCCCGTACTTCGCGAGAAGGCGATTACGGTGACGAAATTCAATTCTAATTTGCATAAATTGCTGAACGATATGGCGGAAACGATGTACGATGCAGACGGCGTCGGTCTCGCTGCACCGCAGGTAGGAATCTCAAAGCGAGTAATCGTCGTTGATGTCGGTGACGATAACGGCCTTATCGAGATGGTCAATCCGGAAATTATCGAAGCGTCCGGCGAGCAGCTCGGACCGGAAGGTTGCCTAAGTATCGCGAAGCTGAACGGCGACGTGAAACGCGCTCAGACCATTAAGCTCAAAGGGCAGGACCGCGACGGTAATCCGTTTGAATTTGAAGCGACGGACTTCTTGGCGCGTGCGTTCCAGCACGAGGTTGACCACTTGAACGGCATTCTATTCACAGACATTGCCGTATCCATCTATGATGCGTCGGCTCGCCAACGTCAAGACGACGGAGAGTGA
- a CDS encoding bifunctional homocysteine S-methyltransferase/methylenetetrahydrofolate reductase: MKPDFREALAKRILTGDGAMGTYLYGMGFPVGVSYEEFNLIRPHVIEDVHRRYYEAGARVIETNTFSANLASLSHYGLDSEVEAINRAGVRIARAAVGADAYVVGAVGSIRAGKRKNISEAQLEQLFRQQMDALLQEGADGLLLETFYDLEEALLALRIARSLSDLPVITQFAVEKDAVTQDGVPLASAFEQLKQAGADVVGFNCRSGPNGILRAIDAIVGDIPLPLSVFPNAGIPDYVDGKYSFTASPEYFAESAKKFADRGARIIGGCCGTTPEHIAAIAAALNGYTPQQTTDTRETAPAVQTETIQIKESFTPPAQTEPNIVDLVKERHTVIVELDPPRDLDIQKFMAGAKALAEVKADAVTMADNSLAVTRMSNIALAALVGQQAGIRPLVHIACRDRNLIGTQSHMMGLDALGIDHVLAVTGDPARFGDLPDSSSVYDLTSFEMIRMIKQLNEGIAFSGKPLKQKAKFVTGAAFNPNVKYLDKAIQRLEKKIESGADYIMTQPVYDKELIIRVAEATKHLSVPVFIGIMPLASGRNAEYLHNEVPGIQLSDEVRKRMAGLEGETGRAEGVRIAEELLDTALEHFNGIYLITPFMFYEMTVKLTDYVWRKTSKLTR, from the coding sequence ATGAAACCGGATTTTCGAGAGGCGCTCGCCAAGCGCATCTTGACCGGGGACGGCGCGATGGGAACCTACCTGTATGGGATGGGGTTCCCTGTCGGCGTTTCATACGAAGAATTTAATCTCATTCGTCCCCATGTCATCGAAGATGTGCACCGCCGTTATTATGAAGCAGGGGCACGTGTAATAGAAACCAATACATTTTCAGCTAATCTTGCGAGTTTGTCGCACTATGGCTTAGACAGCGAAGTCGAAGCGATCAACCGAGCAGGCGTTCGAATTGCTAGAGCGGCTGTTGGCGCCGACGCTTATGTAGTGGGTGCAGTCGGTTCGATACGAGCAGGTAAGCGTAAAAATATTTCCGAAGCACAGTTAGAGCAGCTGTTCCGTCAGCAAATGGACGCCTTGTTACAAGAAGGTGCCGACGGACTGCTGCTTGAGACGTTTTATGATCTGGAAGAAGCGCTGCTTGCTCTACGCATTGCACGCTCGTTATCCGATTTGCCGGTCATTACGCAATTTGCGGTTGAGAAGGATGCGGTCACCCAAGACGGCGTTCCGCTCGCTTCGGCTTTCGAGCAGCTGAAGCAAGCCGGAGCAGATGTGGTCGGGTTTAACTGCAGAAGCGGCCCGAATGGCATTCTTCGCGCGATCGACGCAATCGTTGGCGATATTCCGCTGCCATTGTCGGTGTTCCCGAATGCAGGGATTCCAGATTATGTGGACGGCAAATATTCCTTTACTGCATCGCCGGAATATTTTGCAGAGTCAGCTAAGAAGTTCGCAGATCGCGGAGCACGCATTATCGGCGGCTGCTGCGGGACGACACCGGAGCACATTGCTGCAATCGCAGCTGCACTGAATGGCTATACGCCACAGCAGACAACCGATACACGCGAAACAGCACCAGCCGTACAAACAGAAACCATTCAAATAAAAGAATCTTTCACACCGCCAGCACAGACAGAACCGAACATTGTCGACCTCGTCAAAGAACGGCACACCGTCATCGTTGAGCTCGATCCGCCGCGTGATCTGGATATTCAGAAGTTTATGGCAGGCGCCAAAGCTCTCGCTGAGGTGAAGGCAGATGCAGTCACGATGGCAGACAACTCCTTGGCTGTGACGCGCATGAGCAACATCGCTCTTGCGGCGCTCGTTGGGCAGCAAGCCGGCATCAGGCCGCTTGTCCATATTGCCTGCCGTGACCGCAATCTGATCGGAACTCAGTCGCATATGATGGGTCTAGATGCGCTAGGGATTGATCATGTTCTTGCTGTCACAGGCGACCCTGCGAGATTCGGCGACTTGCCAGATTCAAGCTCTGTCTATGATCTCACTTCCTTCGAGATGATTCGAATGATTAAGCAGCTGAATGAAGGCATTGCCTTCTCCGGTAAGCCGCTTAAGCAGAAAGCGAAGTTCGTGACAGGGGCGGCATTCAACCCGAACGTCAAATATTTGGACAAGGCGATTCAGCGTCTGGAGAAGAAAATCGAGTCGGGCGCAGATTACATCATGACGCAGCCTGTTTACGACAAAGAACTGATCATCCGCGTAGCGGAAGCGACGAAGCATCTGTCCGTTCCGGTGTTCATTGGCATCATGCCGCTCGCAAGCGGCCGAAACGCCGAATATCTCCATAATGAAGTGCCAGGTATTCAGTTATCGGACGAAGTGCGGAAGCGGATGGCAGGACTTGAAGGTGAGACGGGTCGCGCCGAAGGCGTCCGCATCGCGGAAGAGCTGCTGGATACAGCGCTGGAGCACTTCAATGGAATCTATCTTATTACGCCGTTCATGTTCTATGAGATGACGGTGAAGCTGACGGATTATGTTTGGCGAAAAACGAGCAAATTAACGAGGTAA
- a CDS encoding class I SAM-dependent methyltransferase, protein MPNHDQIYRSEAERYDRLVSREDVNNNLMETIRKVCPDLSDLHAADLGAGTGRLTMMLAPRVRSIVAMDSSEAMLEVAAGKLRGLGAENWLTKVGYHDSMPLPNQSIDLLTAGWTICYSTSSNNADWQEQLARIMDEIRRVLRPGGTVIIFENFGTGTEQPSPPDFLTSYYSALEQQYGFLHAAIRTDYQFESVEEAIALTSFFFGDEISSAVAASGNTTVPEWTGVWWKRF, encoded by the coding sequence ATGCCAAATCATGATCAAATTTATCGAAGTGAAGCAGAGCGGTACGATCGGCTTGTTTCACGTGAGGATGTCAATAACAACCTGATGGAGACGATTCGCAAAGTCTGCCCGGATCTGTCTGACCTTCATGCAGCGGATCTAGGCGCAGGCACGGGGAGACTGACGATGATGCTCGCACCTCGGGTGCGTTCGATCGTCGCCATGGACTCGTCAGAGGCCATGCTGGAAGTGGCAGCTGGTAAGCTGCGCGGGTTAGGCGCGGAGAATTGGCTGACGAAAGTCGGTTATCACGACTCTATGCCATTGCCGAATCAATCGATTGACTTGCTAACGGCGGGATGGACCATTTGTTACTCAACAAGCTCCAACAATGCAGATTGGCAGGAACAGTTGGCGCGGATTATGGATGAAATTCGTCGTGTTCTTCGTCCGGGCGGTACGGTTATCATCTTCGAAAATTTCGGTACGGGCACGGAGCAGCCAAGTCCTCCGGATTTCTTAACCAGTTATTACTCTGCACTAGAGCAGCAATATGGCTTCTTGCACGCAGCGATTCGAACGGATTATCAGTTCGAGTCGGTAGAAGAAGCAATTGCACTTACGAGCTTCTTCTTCGGCGATGAAATCAGTAGCGCAGTCGCAGCAAGTGGTAATACGACCGTCCCAGAATGGACGGGGGTTTGGTGGAAGAGGTTTTAG
- the gmk gene encoding guanylate kinase — MKRGLLIVLSGPSGVGKGTVCAELRHKQSDLIYSVSATTRSPRQGETDGINYFFKTKEQFQEMIAKDALLEFAEYVGNYYGTPRDFVERTLASGKDIILEIEVQGALKVKEKFPQGVFIFLVPPSLDELKQRITGRGTENADIIDHRMNVAVEEMNLIHYYDYAVVNDQIDAACHRIHCIIEAEHCRKERFIEQLEEVKEASEKA; from the coding sequence ATGAAAAGAGGATTGTTAATTGTACTTTCGGGCCCTTCTGGTGTGGGCAAGGGAACGGTTTGCGCAGAACTGCGGCATAAGCAGAGCGATCTCATTTATTCGGTATCTGCGACAACGCGGTCACCTCGCCAAGGAGAGACCGACGGAATCAATTATTTTTTTAAGACCAAAGAACAGTTTCAAGAGATGATTGCGAAGGATGCGCTGCTTGAATTTGCAGAGTATGTCGGCAATTACTACGGCACACCGCGTGATTTCGTGGAACGCACGCTTGCTTCGGGCAAAGATATCATTCTTGAGATTGAAGTACAAGGCGCGCTTAAGGTTAAAGAGAAATTCCCTCAAGGTGTGTTTATTTTCTTGGTGCCTCCGTCACTTGATGAGCTGAAACAGCGCATTACCGGACGCGGTACGGAGAATGCCGATATTATTGATCATCGCATGAACGTTGCGGTGGAAGAGATGAATCTTATTCATTATTACGATTATGCTGTCGTTAACGATCAGATCGACGCGGCATGTCATCGCATTCACTGCATTATTGAAGCCGAGCATTGCCGGAAAGAACGGTTTATCGAGCAGCTTGAAGAAGTAAAAGAAGCTTCCGAGAAAGCATGA
- the rpoZ gene encoding DNA-directed RNA polymerase subunit omega, giving the protein MLYPSIDEMMKKVDSKYSLVVAASRRARMLRDGTKTDIRSPRSHKFVGVALEEIYQDILVVESTLNKKD; this is encoded by the coding sequence TTGCTATATCCATCTATTGATGAAATGATGAAGAAGGTAGACAGTAAGTACTCCCTTGTAGTTGCAGCATCCCGTCGTGCAAGAATGCTAAGAGACGGAACTAAGACGGATATCCGTTCGCCGAGATCGCACAAGTTCGTTGGTGTGGCGCTTGAAGAGATTTATCAAGATATTCTTGTTGTTGAGAGCACGCTGAACAAGAAGGACTAG
- the remA gene encoding extracellular matrix/biofilm regulator RemA gives MAIKLINIGFGNIVSANRIISIVSPESAPIKRIIQEARDRHMLIDATYGRRTRAVIITDSDHVILSAVQPETVAHRLSTKDDDHDE, from the coding sequence ATGGCCATTAAGCTCATTAATATCGGTTTCGGAAACATCGTTTCCGCCAATCGGATTATATCGATTGTAAGTCCTGAATCGGCACCGATTAAACGGATTATTCAAGAGGCACGCGACCGTCATATGTTGATTGATGCTACATACGGACGCCGCACACGCGCTGTTATTATTACGGACAGCGATCACGTTATTCTATCGGCTGTGCAGCCAGAGACTGTCGCGCACAGACTATCGACCAAGGATGACGATCACGACGAATAG
- the priA gene encoding primosomal protein N': protein MIAKVIVDVPSRATDRPFDYKIPQQLQGWVEVGSRVGVPFGGRVLQGFVVGIADQADVDVMKLKPIAELLDHIPPLSPDLVELASWISDKYCCTMTAALQVMIPAALKGKADSVVTLVEEELENSLIGEEAWLQYIRQNSGSMRMAALQERFPDDAAAIKAAVKEGLLSEQVTIRDRLSVRKVLTVFPPDNEALALEALHNYPARAAKQQEVLRYMLEHKEPVAMTALVEALSTTSSTVRAVADKGLLEIREMEQNRDPYAGRNFKRTEPLPLTEGQQAVYEEIAESLDAEQSRVFLLHGVTGSGKTEVYLQTIERSLQHERQAIVLVPEISLTPQMVERFKGRFGDLVAVLHSRLSNGERYDEWRKIREGRAKVAVGARSAIFAPFDRIGLIIIDEEHESSYKQEETPKYHARDVAVRRARQHGAAVVLGSATPSLESFAAASRIVSAGSESTGAAAARAAGGAALLPMPSRVGGRPMPKVHLIDMRDELKNGNRSMFSRQLHEALLDRLERGEQSVLLLNRRGYSTFVMCRSCGYTAQCPHCDISLTYHQKSRVLRCHYCGHAEQAPEKCPSCESEHIRFFGTGTQRVEEELAKLFPGIRVIRMDVDTTTEKGSHEKWLTMFGERKADVLLGTQMVAKGLDFPYVTLVGVIAADTSLHLPDFRAAEKTFQLLTQVAGRAGRHELPGEVVVQTYNPEHYAIVSAQHHDYAAFVQEELKHRRFMGYPPFCRLIVVTLSDEQLPLLITTGEKLASALRQLAYESGIKGSMDSDGTRFIDILGPVASPIPRMKDRYRFQCMVKYRGNVNANELLKQAISMLPGPQGQPPVQISVDVDPQMIL from the coding sequence ATGATCGCGAAAGTCATTGTCGATGTGCCGAGCCGGGCGACGGATCGGCCATTTGACTATAAGATCCCTCAGCAGCTTCAAGGCTGGGTTGAGGTCGGCAGCAGAGTCGGCGTTCCTTTCGGCGGACGTGTGCTGCAGGGCTTCGTCGTCGGCATCGCGGACCAAGCCGATGTTGATGTGATGAAGCTGAAGCCAATCGCCGAGCTGCTGGATCATATTCCGCCGCTATCGCCGGATCTCGTCGAGCTGGCTAGTTGGATCAGCGATAAATACTGCTGTACAATGACTGCTGCGCTTCAAGTCATGATTCCTGCTGCCCTGAAAGGGAAAGCGGATTCGGTCGTGACGCTCGTTGAAGAGGAACTCGAGAACAGCTTGATCGGAGAGGAAGCTTGGCTTCAGTACATACGCCAAAACAGCGGTTCGATGCGAATGGCTGCGCTCCAAGAGCGGTTTCCAGACGACGCGGCTGCCATTAAAGCCGCTGTCAAGGAAGGACTGCTGTCCGAACAAGTGACGATTCGGGATCGGCTCTCCGTCCGTAAAGTGCTTACTGTCTTCCCGCCAGACAATGAAGCGCTGGCGCTAGAGGCGCTGCACAATTATCCGGCAAGAGCAGCGAAGCAGCAGGAAGTGCTTCGATATATGCTTGAACATAAAGAACCGGTTGCTATGACGGCGCTCGTGGAAGCATTGTCGACGACTTCCAGCACCGTTCGTGCAGTGGCCGATAAAGGTTTGCTCGAAATTCGGGAGATGGAACAGAACCGTGATCCCTATGCAGGCCGTAATTTCAAACGTACAGAGCCGCTGCCGCTGACTGAAGGTCAGCAAGCGGTGTATGAAGAGATCGCCGAGTCGCTCGATGCAGAGCAGTCTCGTGTTTTCTTGCTGCATGGCGTTACCGGAAGCGGCAAGACAGAAGTATATTTGCAGACGATCGAACGCAGCTTGCAGCATGAGCGGCAGGCGATCGTGCTTGTACCGGAGATCTCGCTCACGCCACAAATGGTAGAGCGGTTCAAAGGTCGCTTCGGCGATTTGGTCGCCGTCTTGCACAGCCGGTTATCGAACGGTGAACGTTACGACGAATGGCGCAAAATCCGCGAGGGCCGGGCGAAGGTTGCCGTTGGCGCGAGATCCGCGATATTCGCACCTTTTGACCGTATCGGACTCATAATTATAGATGAAGAGCATGAATCCTCTTATAAACAAGAGGAGACGCCGAAGTACCACGCGCGCGATGTCGCGGTGAGAAGAGCAAGGCAGCATGGCGCTGCTGTTGTTCTCGGCTCGGCGACGCCGTCGCTCGAGAGCTTCGCGGCGGCTTCGCGCATCGTTTCCGCGGGTAGCGAGTCAACGGGCGCGGCCGCTGCCAGAGCAGCAGGTGGCGCCGCTTTATTGCCGATGCCGAGCCGGGTTGGCGGACGGCCGATGCCGAAGGTGCATCTCATCGACATGCGCGATGAGCTGAAGAACGGCAATCGCTCGATGTTCAGCCGGCAGCTGCACGAAGCGCTGCTCGATCGGCTCGAACGTGGTGAGCAGTCCGTGCTGCTGCTGAACCGCAGAGGCTATTCAACATTCGTGATGTGCCGTTCATGTGGCTATACCGCGCAATGCCCGCACTGCGACATATCGCTGACGTATCATCAGAAGTCGCGTGTCCTGCGCTGTCATTACTGCGGTCATGCTGAGCAGGCGCCGGAGAAATGCCCATCTTGCGAGAGTGAGCATATTCGCTTCTTCGGCACGGGTACGCAGCGGGTGGAAGAGGAGCTCGCGAAGCTGTTCCCAGGCATTCGCGTCATTCGGATGGATGTGGATACGACGACCGAGAAGGGCTCCCACGAGAAATGGCTCACTATGTTCGGCGAGCGCAAGGCAGATGTGCTGCTTGGCACGCAGATGGTAGCCAAAGGGCTCGATTTTCCGTACGTTACATTAGTAGGTGTCATTGCGGCGGATACATCGCTGCATCTGCCGGACTTCCGGGCAGCTGAGAAGACGTTTCAGCTGCTGACTCAAGTAGCAGGACGTGCGGGAAGACATGAGCTTCCTGGTGAAGTTGTCGTGCAGACCTACAACCCTGAGCACTATGCCATCGTTTCTGCGCAGCATCATGATTACGCGGCTTTTGTCCAGGAAGAGCTGAAGCATAGACGCTTCATGGGTTACCCGCCATTTTGCCGGCTTATCGTAGTGACGCTCTCCGATGAGCAGCTGCCGCTACTCATTACAACTGGCGAGAAATTGGCATCAGCGCTGCGACAGCTGGCATATGAATCAGGCATCAAAGGTTCCATGGATAGCGATGGCACACGTTTTATAGATATATTGGGGCCGGTTGCTTCGCCGATTCCGCGTATGAAAGATCGATATCGTTTTCAATGTATGGTAAAATATCGTGGAAATGTGAACGCAAACGAGCTGTTGAAGCAGGCAATCAGCATGCTTCCGGGACCGCAAGGGCAGCCTCCGGTGCAGATAAGCGTGGACGTCGATCCGCAAATGATTTTATAA
- the rsmB gene encoding 16S rRNA (cytosine(967)-C(5))-methyltransferase RsmB: MSGRDKQGSGTPAAVKSRGGGNTGTSRGNRNKKPQQKQQQQPQRKKTAREVALDTLVKVAEAGAYSNLQLNRALQDAQLSRQDAGLATELVYGTIQHQRLLDERLSELVTKGFNKLTPWVLVLLRMSAYQLLMLDRIPPHAAVNEAVVIAKRRGHSGISGMINGVLRNMERSLAELKKPLVIADPVKRIGITYSYPDWLVKRWIGSYGEAVTEQICAAGNEPPHSSVRVNPLRLSRDKASTMLAEASGGEASVEASRLSEHALIVSGAGNLAGTEGYRTGLWSLQDESSMLVAEVCAPKPGMKVLDCCAAPGGKTTHLAELMEDRGQVIANDVHPHKKQLIEEQATRLGLTSIQAVTGDAAELASKFEPNSFDVVLLDAPCSGFGVIRRKPEIKWTKSAEDVLSIAALQEQLMDEAAKLVRPGGTLVYSTCTIEREENEHQVAKFLERHSEFKLDAKWPAQVLRPLQEAHAIAEPFSGMVQLLPQQFGSDGFFIARLTRQ; this comes from the coding sequence GTGAGCGGCCGGGACAAGCAAGGCAGCGGGACTCCTGCCGCTGTGAAGTCACGCGGAGGCGGAAACACAGGAACTTCGCGAGGGAACCGGAACAAGAAGCCTCAGCAAAAGCAGCAACAGCAGCCGCAGCGTAAGAAAACCGCGCGCGAGGTTGCGCTTGATACGCTTGTGAAAGTCGCAGAGGCCGGCGCATACAGCAATTTGCAGCTCAATCGTGCGCTGCAGGATGCGCAGCTGTCACGCCAGGACGCTGGACTTGCAACGGAACTAGTGTACGGCACGATTCAGCACCAGCGGCTGCTCGACGAGAGGCTTAGCGAGCTTGTGACGAAGGGTTTTAACAAGCTGACGCCTTGGGTTCTCGTGCTGCTGCGGATGAGCGCGTACCAGCTGTTAATGCTCGATCGGATTCCTCCGCATGCCGCCGTCAACGAAGCGGTTGTCATCGCGAAGCGTCGCGGTCATAGCGGAATCTCCGGCATGATTAACGGCGTACTTCGCAATATGGAGCGCAGCTTGGCAGAGCTCAAGAAGCCGCTTGTAATCGCTGATCCCGTGAAGCGGATCGGCATTACTTATTCGTATCCAGACTGGCTAGTGAAACGCTGGATAGGCAGCTATGGCGAAGCGGTAACCGAGCAGATCTGTGCGGCGGGCAATGAGCCTCCGCATAGCAGTGTGCGCGTGAATCCGCTGCGTCTGTCTCGCGACAAAGCTTCGACTATGCTAGCCGAAGCCAGTGGCGGCGAAGCGTCCGTGGAAGCTTCGAGGCTGTCTGAGCATGCGCTTATCGTAAGTGGCGCAGGCAATCTTGCCGGTACAGAAGGCTACCGCACGGGGCTCTGGTCGCTGCAAGATGAGAGCTCGATGCTCGTCGCCGAGGTGTGCGCACCGAAGCCGGGCATGAAGGTGCTCGATTGCTGCGCGGCCCCTGGCGGGAAGACAACGCATCTGGCAGAGCTGATGGAAGACCGCGGACAGGTCATCGCCAATGACGTACATCCGCATAAGAAGCAGCTCATCGAAGAGCAGGCGACGCGGCTCGGTCTGACCTCCATTCAGGCGGTTACGGGAGATGCAGCCGAGCTTGCTTCAAAGTTCGAACCGAACAGCTTCGATGTCGTGCTGCTTGATGCGCCATGCTCAGGCTTTGGCGTCATCCGGCGCAAGCCGGAGATCAAATGGACGAAGAGCGCCGAGGATGTTCTTTCGATTGCTGCTCTGCAGGAGCAGCTAATGGATGAGGCGGCGAAGCTCGTTCGACCAGGCGGCACGCTCGTATACAGTACGTGTACAATCGAGCGTGAAGAGAATGAACACCAAGTGGCGAAGTTTCTGGAGCGCCACTCCGAATTCAAGCTCGACGCAAAATGGCCGGCGCAGGTACTTCGTCCATTGCAGGAGGCTCATGCCATCGCTGAGCCGTTCAGCGGCATGGTACAGCTGCTGCCGCAGCAATTCGGCAGCGACGGATTTTTTATCGCGCGTTTGACGCGCCAGTAG
- the fmt gene encoding methionyl-tRNA formyltransferase — MRIVFMGTPEFAVPSLEAILEEGHTVELVVTQPDRPKGRKKTLTPPPVKDAALLRGLPVAQPERLRKSDTVDQIAAIKPDLIVTAAYGQILPKAVLDIPRLGCINVHGSLLPKYRGGAPIQRSIINGETVTGVTIMYMAEGLDTGDMISVVEVPITEEDTSGTLFEKLTIAGAQLLRETLPSIEAGTVQAVPQNHDEASYSPNLTREDERIDWSRPARAIYNQVRGLSPMAGGFTIWNSEPFKVWGCKPVIQSQSKAEPGTVLETTDAGILVQTGEDALLLTVIQPAGKKAMNAVEWLKGARLEAGTVFGGGEA, encoded by the coding sequence ATGCGAATCGTATTTATGGGAACACCTGAGTTCGCGGTTCCATCGCTTGAGGCGATCTTGGAAGAAGGGCATACAGTAGAACTCGTCGTCACACAGCCAGATCGGCCCAAAGGCCGCAAAAAAACGCTGACGCCGCCTCCGGTTAAGGATGCGGCGCTTCTGCGCGGTTTGCCTGTTGCACAGCCTGAGCGACTCCGTAAATCAGACACAGTCGACCAAATCGCAGCGATAAAGCCCGACCTCATTGTCACGGCCGCATATGGACAGATCCTGCCGAAAGCAGTGCTTGATATTCCTCGTTTAGGCTGCATCAATGTACACGGTTCGCTGCTGCCTAAGTATCGCGGAGGCGCTCCGATTCAACGTTCGATCATCAACGGTGAAACCGTGACCGGCGTTACGATTATGTATATGGCGGAAGGTCTTGATACCGGCGATATGATCAGCGTGGTTGAAGTCCCGATTACTGAAGAAGATACATCGGGTACTCTGTTTGAGAAGCTGACCATTGCTGGCGCACAGCTGCTGCGTGAGACACTGCCGAGCATTGAAGCAGGGACCGTTCAGGCGGTTCCGCAAAATCATGATGAAGCGTCGTATTCACCGAACTTGACGCGGGAAGACGAACGTATAGATTGGAGCCGTCCGGCACGAGCGATCTATAATCAGGTTCGCGGGTTGTCGCCTATGGCTGGCGGCTTCACGATCTGGAATAGCGAGCCGTTCAAAGTTTGGGGCTGCAAGCCGGTAATTCAGAGCCAATCGAAGGCGGAGCCGGGTACTGTGCTTGAAACGACCGATGCAGGCATTCTCGTGCAGACGGGTGAAGATGCGCTGCTTCTTACGGTTATCCAGCCGGCAGGGAAGAAAGCGATGAACGCTGTGGAATGGCTGAAAGGTGCGCGTCTTGAGGCGGGTACGGTATTCGGCGGAGGTGAAGCGTGA
- the coaBC gene encoding bifunctional phosphopantothenoylcysteine decarboxylase/phosphopantothenate--cysteine ligase CoaBC — MLQGKTIVLGISGGIAAYKAATICSRLVQAGAQVRVIMTESATKFITPLTLQTLSRHQVYLDTFNEFDPSVVAHINVADSADLVVIAPATANILAKMANGLADDMLSTTLLATTAPIMVAPAMNVHMYEHPAVKRNMDILAERGVRYIEPGTGLLACGYVGKGRLAEPEDIVFAVQQWFAQSRELEGKKVLVTAGGTMERLDPVRYLTNDSSGKMGFALAEAAANRGADVTLIAARTTAAPVAGVNTVHVESAEEMLEAVLERYESADLVIKAAAVADYRPVVKASTKIKKGNEKLVLELERTTDILQTLGERKKHQFLVGFAAETEQLAHYAMDKLRRKNCDLIVGNDVSQAGAGFNVDTNIVQIFGEEGLVESLPVLSKREVADRLLTQIVQRMKAAPGAKGAAE, encoded by the coding sequence ATGCTGCAAGGCAAAACGATTGTGCTTGGAATTTCCGGCGGAATCGCGGCTTACAAGGCGGCGACGATCTGCAGCAGATTAGTTCAGGCAGGTGCGCAGGTTCGCGTTATCATGACGGAATCGGCGACGAAGTTTATTACACCGCTGACGCTGCAAACATTGTCTCGGCATCAAGTCTACTTAGATACATTCAATGAGTTCGACCCTTCGGTCGTCGCTCATATTAATGTGGCGGATAGCGCGGATCTGGTCGTAATTGCCCCGGCGACCGCTAATATTTTGGCGAAAATGGCGAACGGACTCGCAGATGACATGCTGAGTACGACCTTGCTTGCGACGACAGCGCCGATCATGGTCGCACCTGCGATGAATGTTCATATGTATGAGCATCCCGCGGTTAAGCGTAACATGGATATTTTGGCGGAAAGAGGCGTTCGTTACATTGAACCAGGTACGGGCTTGCTTGCTTGTGGTTACGTTGGCAAGGGGCGTCTGGCCGAACCCGAAGATATTGTCTTTGCGGTGCAGCAATGGTTCGCTCAGAGCCGCGAGCTTGAAGGCAAGAAAGTGCTTGTGACCGCCGGCGGAACGATGGAACGGCTTGATCCGGTACGTTATCTGACGAATGATTCTTCAGGCAAGATGGGGTTTGCGTTAGCGGAAGCTGCAGCTAATCGTGGCGCAGACGTTACCCTCATTGCCGCGCGTACGACAGCTGCACCGGTTGCAGGTGTGAATACGGTCCATGTTGAGTCAGCTGAAGAGATGCTGGAGGCCGTGCTTGAGCGGTACGAGTCGGCAGATCTCGTCATCAAAGCGGCGGCTGTGGCCGATTATCGCCCAGTTGTGAAAGCGAGCACCAAGATTAAGAAGGGCAATGAGAAGCTCGTGCTTGAGCTCGAGCGGACAACGGATATCTTGCAGACGCTTGGCGAGCGTAAAAAGCATCAGTTTCTAGTTGGCTTCGCGGCGGAAACGGAGCAGCTGGCCCATTATGCTATGGACAAGCTGAGGCGCAAGAACTGCGACCTCATCGTCGGAAACGATGTATCGCAAGCAGGCGCTGGATTTAATGTCGATACGAACATTGTGCAGATCTTTGGTGAAGAAGGACTAGTTGAGTCATTGCCAGTGCTGAGCAAGCGTGAAGTGGCGGATCGGCTGCTGACGCAGATTGTGCAGCGGATGAAAGCGGCCCCGGGGGCTAAGGGGGCCGCGGAATGA